The proteins below come from a single Leptospiraceae bacterium genomic window:
- a CDS encoding type II toxin-antitoxin system RelE/ParE family toxin, with protein MGNPYEVIISLPAQKDVLEIIKYYETVRVGLSDEFLLSFDETLNFLSTNPNMYEKVYNNFHQAFMNTFQYAIFYKIAEMEKEVEIAGIFHTKRNTEIWKKRIQLFE; from the coding sequence ATGGGAAATCCTTATGAAGTCATTATTTCACTTCCCGCACAAAAAGATGTCTTAGAAATTATAAAATATTATGAAACAGTTCGCGTTGGACTTAGTGACGAATTTCTATTATCCTTTGACGAAACGTTAAATTTTTTATCTACTAATCCCAATATGTATGAAAAAGTGTATAACAATTTTCATCAAGCGTTCATGAATACTTTTCAATATGCGATCTTCTATAAAATAGCTGAGATGGAAAAAGAAGTTGAGATTGCGGGAATATTTCATACGAAAAGAAATACAGAAATTTGGAAAAAGCGGATTCAATTATTTGAATAG
- a CDS encoding protein kinase: MSLENQINCPECNKLNPYDAKFCGFCGMNLVEVMDTDLLLLQTELEPKHYKIKKRLGQGGMASVYLAEQIKLERLVAVKILSKELSENKEMRERFLSEARTEAKIKHYAIVEIFDVGVVDGRPYFIME, translated from the coding sequence ATGTCATTAGAAAATCAAATAAATTGTCCTGAGTGTAATAAACTAAATCCGTATGATGCAAAGTTTTGTGGTTTTTGCGGTATGAATTTGGTAGAAGTTATGGACACAGATTTACTCCTGTTGCAGACAGAGCTTGAACCCAAACACTATAAAATCAAAAAGAGACTTGGACAAGGGGGAATGGCATCCGTTTATTTAGCGGAACAAATAAAATTGGAACGTCTCGTTGCTGTAAAAATTCTCAGTAAAGAATTGTCTGAGAACAAAGAAATGAGAGAGCGGTTTCTAAGCGAAGCAAGGACTGAGGCAAAAATAAAACACTATGCGATAGTTGAAATATTTGATGTAGGAGTAGTGGATGGAAGACCATATTTTATCATGGAATAA
- a CDS encoding adenylate/guanylate cyclase domain-containing protein, with translation MKISFKLTLVLFLVAIIAITPLSFIFLQRSEEIITTKTFDVCYNLALNFSTVAREELLLNSAYEGTIGIINKLKTAKNSALRSAYVINKYGNFVAAMDQEKIGKRISEEEIKYLKLLNSSNTSRLEINSREIIRFEFPIYLEEDDLSSLKLGFVIFEYDEEILYAELNSFKKNIFIISILISFLIIILSLIISRFFTKNIRILSDSVRVIGEGNLDTKIDIRTSDEIGDLAKNFNEMSFKLKVADEHKRALLKSYGKFVPMEFLNFLNKNSVIDISLGDQIQLEMTILFSDIRSFTSISEKLTAEQTFQYINSYLDAMGPHVMNNEGFVDKYIGDAIMAIFPKPVNAVKASIDMLNALHVFNKSQEVKGFKRTSIGIGIHSGSLILGIVGSELRIQGTVISDAVNLASRLEGLTKVYGATCLISEYALKQIEDMSPFYHRLVDKVIVKGKEKPVDIFEILNGTSQRIINIKLSTRDIFESGIQAMRNRDFENAATIFQKVLENDSADKAARIHYERSLYYAEHGVPPDWSGETQMLEK, from the coding sequence ATGAAGATTAGCTTCAAACTCACTTTAGTTTTATTTTTAGTTGCGATAATTGCAATTACACCTCTTTCGTTTATTTTTTTGCAAAGAAGTGAAGAAATCATTACAACGAAAACATTTGACGTATGTTACAACCTTGCTTTAAATTTTTCGACTGTAGCACGAGAAGAACTTTTATTGAATTCAGCCTATGAAGGAACAATTGGAATTATAAACAAACTTAAAACTGCAAAGAATTCTGCGTTGCGTTCAGCGTATGTGATTAATAAATACGGAAATTTTGTAGCCGCAATGGACCAGGAAAAAATCGGGAAAAGAATATCCGAAGAGGAAATTAAATATTTAAAATTATTGAATTCATCCAATACTTCTAGACTTGAAATAAATTCTAGAGAAATCATTCGTTTTGAATTTCCAATCTATTTAGAAGAAGATGATTTATCCTCATTAAAATTAGGATTTGTTATTTTTGAATACGATGAAGAAATACTGTATGCTGAATTAAATTCTTTCAAGAAAAACATATTCATCATTTCGATTTTAATTTCATTTTTAATTATTATTTTATCTCTTATTATTTCTAGATTTTTTACAAAGAACATTCGAATATTAAGCGATAGTGTCCGTGTAATAGGCGAAGGGAATTTGGATACTAAAATTGATATCAGAACCTCAGATGAAATAGGGGATCTGGCTAAAAATTTTAACGAGATGAGTTTTAAATTAAAAGTAGCTGATGAGCACAAAAGAGCATTATTAAAATCTTATGGTAAATTTGTTCCAATGGAATTTTTAAATTTTTTAAATAAAAATTCTGTAATTGATATTTCCCTCGGAGATCAAATCCAATTAGAAATGACAATTCTATTTTCCGACATACGCTCATTTACCTCAATATCAGAAAAACTTACGGCAGAACAAACATTTCAATATATCAATTCCTATCTAGATGCAATGGGACCCCATGTAATGAATAACGAAGGTTTCGTTGATAAATATATCGGGGATGCCATTATGGCTATTTTTCCAAAACCTGTTAATGCAGTAAAAGCATCTATTGATATGTTAAATGCCTTACACGTGTTTAATAAATCTCAGGAGGTAAAGGGATTTAAAAGAACTTCAATCGGAATTGGAATTCATTCAGGTAGTCTTATTCTTGGCATTGTGGGTTCCGAACTTCGAATTCAGGGAACTGTAATTTCTGATGCGGTGAATCTTGCTTCTCGTCTAGAAGGTTTAACAAAAGTCTATGGAGCAACTTGCTTAATTAGCGAATATGCGTTGAAACAAATCGAAGACATGAGTCCTTTTTATCATAGACTCGTTGATAAAGTAATTGTGAAGGGCAAAGAAAAACCGGTCGATATCTTTGAAATTTTAAATGGAACTTCTCAGAGGATTATTAATATAAAACTTTCTACGAGAGATATTTTTGAATCAGGAATTCAAGCAATGCGAAATCGCGATTTTGAAAATGCTGCCACTATTTTCCAAAAGGTTCTAGAAAACGATTCCGCTGATAAAGCAGCGCGTATTCATTATGAGCGTTCTCTCTATTATGCGGAGCATGGAGTTCCACCAGATTGGTCAGGTGAGACACAAATGTTAGAAAAATAA
- a CDS encoding TonB-dependent receptor encodes MIRTYLFLITALYLVVSTNVFAQDKILIGKIAVSPKAEASVMEPILLQRIKEESVKNGFSVEIKTFASTEEGLKVAERDGFSFYSEIHSFAVSDLPPDIYILTFSPKDKYIIDSVSEELVPNMPAGVKLNPDEFQETKQDIVDSALKKYFISLKLNPEKKFQRDNVSTVLQSKDIRDYMKPWIKNESSQEKLEDSFANLQMQFETATRSSQKIEDIPVSVTVITKKEIRDYNYRTLVEALKFKPGIMVSEPGNGETGHHFYQRGLIGNAYSKILINGIPINPSASNGMPINEMLYLKHAESIEVVYGPASAIYGADAFAGVVNIKTSNKNENQMHIATHVGDFGYLNFNFFGTQKVKLGEELLYMNVYGLKSQRKDQNVKNGYEGIYSSEQYYQRNGQFGGRINYFSELPSGNDSYGVSAGFKKFSIHFDHMHRTENSSFGQQSSFYSYANSGAIWSENIDRLAMKNSADFGKLSFHTNVSYNKLRLDPSSNYNFRFEKQPLFKYMASDDFLFEQTAIYKPIKSLELLGGFSWQYSGVFPKTNDLKLPFNDSFYSSYSTKLPPPDPEFGDFGNNPIRFRNTAGFLQSTATFDKTSFVVGIRSDYHTLYGQSINPRVAVNHKFTPNQSLRLSYTEGFRGAPAYLIYNSIATGTKADGIQYFATPNKNLNPEKLRSYEIGLRSNFSKIFSTEAILFHNYIENKFNIISQPRDQILYPNSKQETLKSFGNIGKSELTGFELILNFQDIYKPTETSVYIYNTFAQGSEFLQKDSSSKLTRGEQALEEIIFPNINKINSFRSMPKRKTTFRISARFWKIWFIALDYINSEGWYSSSILSSKQYRTAEYNPTFDPYKQNFYINGFNVVDLNSHVDVTKYFRVLLKVTNLTNSIFSGKGAYADGNDLTIHPQYRRNVYLGCEFNHSW; translated from the coding sequence ATGATTCGAACTTACCTCTTCCTTATAACTGCACTTTATCTTGTTGTGTCTACTAACGTATTCGCGCAGGACAAAATATTGATTGGAAAAATTGCCGTTAGTCCCAAAGCCGAAGCATCTGTAATGGAGCCAATTCTATTACAAAGAATCAAAGAAGAAAGTGTTAAGAATGGATTTTCTGTAGAGATTAAAACTTTTGCTTCTACCGAAGAAGGGTTAAAAGTTGCAGAGCGGGACGGATTTTCCTTTTACTCAGAAATACATAGTTTTGCTGTATCCGATTTACCACCGGATATTTATATTCTTACCTTTTCTCCAAAGGATAAGTATATCATTGACTCAGTCTCTGAGGAACTCGTTCCCAATATGCCTGCGGGAGTAAAATTAAATCCAGATGAATTTCAGGAAACTAAACAAGATATCGTTGACTCTGCTTTAAAAAAATATTTTATTTCTTTAAAATTAAATCCCGAGAAAAAATTTCAAAGAGACAATGTATCTACTGTCTTGCAGTCTAAAGATATTCGTGATTATATGAAGCCCTGGATTAAAAATGAATCCAGTCAGGAGAAACTAGAAGACTCTTTTGCAAACTTACAGATGCAATTTGAAACAGCAACTAGAAGCTCACAAAAAATTGAGGACATTCCCGTTTCTGTTACAGTCATTACAAAAAAAGAAATTCGTGATTACAATTATAGAACGTTAGTCGAAGCATTAAAGTTTAAACCGGGTATTATGGTTTCTGAGCCAGGCAATGGGGAAACAGGACATCATTTTTATCAACGGGGGCTAATAGGTAACGCCTATTCTAAAATTCTAATTAATGGTATTCCAATCAATCCATCAGCTTCCAATGGTATGCCAATCAATGAAATGTTATACTTAAAACATGCTGAATCAATCGAAGTAGTGTATGGACCTGCCTCTGCTATATATGGGGCTGACGCATTTGCTGGAGTTGTGAATATTAAAACTTCCAATAAAAATGAAAACCAAATGCATATAGCTACACATGTTGGTGACTTTGGCTATTTAAATTTTAATTTCTTTGGAACTCAGAAAGTAAAACTGGGCGAAGAATTATTATACATGAATGTGTATGGACTAAAAAGCCAGAGAAAAGATCAAAATGTTAAAAATGGATATGAAGGAATTTATTCTTCCGAGCAATACTACCAGAGAAATGGACAGTTTGGGGGAAGAATTAATTATTTTTCAGAATTACCTTCTGGCAATGATTCTTACGGAGTAAGTGCAGGATTTAAAAAATTTAGCATTCATTTTGATCATATGCATAGAACTGAAAATAGTAGCTTTGGGCAACAGTCTTCTTTTTATTCCTATGCAAATTCCGGTGCTATTTGGTCTGAAAACATTGATCGACTCGCTATGAAGAATTCTGCTGACTTCGGGAAACTATCGTTTCATACTAACGTTTCTTACAACAAATTACGATTAGACCCAAGTTCTAATTATAACTTTCGATTCGAAAAACAGCCTCTTTTTAAGTATATGGCGTCTGATGATTTTTTATTTGAGCAGACTGCGATTTATAAACCAATAAAAAGTTTAGAATTATTGGGAGGATTTTCCTGGCAATATTCTGGAGTATTTCCAAAGACAAATGATTTAAAACTTCCCTTTAATGACAGTTTTTATTCGTCCTATTCGACTAAACTTCCACCACCGGATCCGGAATTTGGAGATTTTGGAAATAATCCAATTCGTTTTAGAAACACTGCCGGTTTCTTACAATCAACCGCTACCTTTGATAAAACTAGCTTTGTAGTTGGTATTCGTTCTGATTATCACACACTTTATGGACAAAGTATTAATCCGAGAGTTGCGGTTAATCACAAGTTTACCCCAAATCAATCTTTGCGTTTATCTTATACGGAAGGGTTTAGAGGAGCCCCCGCTTATTTAATTTATAATTCTATCGCAACAGGAACTAAAGCAGATGGAATTCAATACTTCGCAACTCCAAATAAAAATTTAAATCCTGAAAAACTTCGCTCTTACGAAATAGGACTGCGATCCAATTTTTCAAAAATATTTTCTACAGAAGCAATTTTATTTCATAATTATATAGAAAATAAATTTAATATTATTTCTCAACCGAGAGACCAAATTCTATATCCTAATTCAAAACAAGAGACTCTAAAATCTTTTGGGAATATTGGAAAAAGTGAACTTACTGGCTTTGAACTGATTTTAAATTTTCAAGATATCTATAAACCTACAGAGACGAGCGTATACATTTATAATACATTTGCACAGGGGAGTGAATTTTTACAAAAAGATAGTTCAAGTAAACTAACCCGTGGAGAACAAGCTCTAGAAGAAATAATCTTTCCCAATATAAATAAAATTAATTCCTTTAGATCAATGCCTAAACGTAAAACTACTTTTAGAATTTCAGCTAGATTTTGGAAAATTTGGTTTATTGCTTTGGACTATATTAATTCCGAAGGATGGTATTCGAGTAGCATCCTTTCTAGCAAACAATACAGAACGGCAGAATACAATCCAACCTTTGATCCATACAAGCAAAATTTTTATATAAATGGTTTTAATGTGGTAGATTTAAATTCACATGTAGATGTAACCAAATACTTCCGTGTTCTTTTAAAAGTTACAAACTTGACGAATTCTATCTTTAGCGGAAAAGGCGCGTATGCCGATGGAAATGATTTGACCATTCATCCACAATATAGAAGAAATGTTTATCTGGGTTGCGAGTTTAATCATAGTTGGTAA
- a CDS encoding response regulator — MQLRFISYILSIDLREVLLNALLFFAISPILSTENIQTEIPIVFQNESDLLLVGSKTFFLEDKTSKLTIEDILKPEIQNKFQLNDKDIFVRRPVDSSFWLKVNIQNKTDKEIWIELGSTFLWYIDYYTEENGKYKLTTETGALRPEEKKAYPSNLFLLPLGNDTKGRTVYIRFHTLRPIEFPIQIGTLASLLKSKNKIDYLIAGFVGLMFAMLIYNFFLLLATRDTFYFWYICYGISSLFATLFVNNHPEIFSIFGETIINTIHRHPFIMVNTPFVFIGIFTINFLKLKNYKALYYFFLITILFYLFVLPLIDFFEIISHNFLVRICQPITVLCMIMLLVISLYIWLIKKDKNARFYFIGWFWVTIGILCYYLTVNGFIEYNLITRSSTLFGMGIETLMFSLALADRINSMRSLQEKTQAENIGLISNQNQILESAVMKRTFELSRTSELLEISNKAAKIGTWEIDLVNDIGYWSKITRDIHEVDYERQPDLEESLLFYKEGENRDKIILAIKNLIEEGTPFNLDLQMITGNGNEKWVNAIGHAEKENGKCIRVFGTFQDISKQKQTEEELEKANLFHLSILDSLSEHIAVIDSNGMIVAVNESWKKFASENGSREKDFIATNYLNICKIAAHSPNGEEADEVRKGILAVLKGEIPEFTIEYPCHSPTEYRWFLMYARPIDFPQKGAVISHFNITDRKLTEIELQTKEDLLKTISDNLPDGALYQLKHSKDGSFHFPYISAGIERLLGVNPEAVVIDARSLFSLTHREDLERIFIAQIESEKYLTPFEQIHRQYSVTGELKWLLLRSMPRRMEDGSTVWDGVVFDITEIKKTREELKIAKEQAEAANRAKSEFLANMSHEIRTPLNGIIGFTELLIKSKLDESQAMYMNTVNKSAFLLLDLINDILDFSKIEAGKLELNMEMFNLTELISHSLDIVKIQIKNKPIEIVTNLPTDKKIFVMGDEIRLRQILINLLGNAIKFTQNGKIEINLEILELNSEKESSNLRFSIIDTGIGISTENLEKIFEAFAQEDSTITRKYGGTGLGLSISNKLLGLMNSKLELESKVGKGSNFHFTLNTKLEIRNFEEKVNPTTIQIPNEENNSNKTDYYENSNYTVLIAEDNEINILLTKILVKRYLPSAKIIEAVNGKQVVEKFISEKPNLILMDIQMPEMNGYEATREIRKLEEKSSTPIIALSAGTSKEDLKECLQSGMNDFISKPILPADFETILEKWLPKVQLQNVKIETNLENKNPIEHFNKEKLKARLGVENNAMFDQILFMAKKNLPESLNELKVAINSQNFESIKKIAHKIKGSALSLSFENLSAIALNIEKLSSFDLPKINSLLFEMEQELNYLFSIL; from the coding sequence ATGCAATTACGATTCATTTCTTATATTTTATCTATAGATTTGAGAGAAGTATTGTTGAATGCCTTACTGTTTTTTGCCATATCGCCTATTTTATCGACTGAAAATATTCAAACAGAAATACCGATTGTATTCCAAAATGAATCAGATTTACTTTTAGTTGGTTCCAAAACTTTTTTTTTAGAAGATAAAACAAGCAAATTAACAATCGAAGATATTTTAAAACCAGAAATTCAAAATAAATTTCAATTAAATGATAAAGATATCTTTGTTCGTAGACCCGTAGATAGTTCTTTCTGGCTTAAAGTAAATATCCAAAATAAAACCGACAAAGAAATTTGGATTGAATTAGGTAGCACATTTTTATGGTATATCGACTATTACACCGAAGAAAACGGCAAATACAAATTAACCACAGAGACAGGCGCGCTTCGTCCAGAAGAGAAAAAAGCTTATCCAAGTAATTTATTTCTTTTGCCACTCGGTAATGATACAAAAGGGCGGACAGTATATATACGTTTTCACACTTTACGACCTATTGAATTTCCAATACAAATTGGGACTTTAGCTTCCCTTCTAAAATCAAAAAACAAAATAGATTATTTAATAGCAGGATTTGTAGGCTTAATGTTTGCCATGCTTATCTATAATTTCTTTTTACTTTTAGCAACGAGAGATACTTTTTATTTTTGGTATATTTGTTACGGAATATCTTCGTTATTTGCAACTCTCTTTGTAAACAATCATCCGGAAATATTTTCTATTTTTGGAGAAACAATCATAAATACTATCCATAGACATCCTTTTATAATGGTTAACACTCCATTTGTGTTTATTGGTATATTTACAATTAACTTTTTAAAATTAAAAAATTATAAAGCCTTGTATTATTTTTTCTTGATTACCATTCTTTTTTATTTGTTCGTTCTTCCATTGATTGATTTTTTTGAAATTATCTCCCATAATTTCTTAGTACGCATCTGTCAGCCAATAACTGTTTTGTGTATGATCATGTTACTCGTTATCAGTTTATATATCTGGTTAATAAAAAAAGATAAGAATGCTCGTTTCTATTTCATTGGGTGGTTTTGGGTTACAATTGGAATCTTATGTTATTATCTCACAGTCAATGGATTTATAGAATACAATTTGATTACACGCAGTTCTACTCTCTTCGGTATGGGAATAGAAACATTAATGTTCTCTCTTGCGTTAGCTGACAGAATTAATAGTATGAGATCATTGCAAGAAAAAACACAAGCAGAAAATATTGGACTCATTTCAAATCAAAACCAAATTCTAGAAAGCGCAGTAATGAAGCGAACATTCGAACTTAGCCGCACTTCAGAATTACTTGAAATATCCAACAAAGCAGCCAAGATTGGAACTTGGGAAATAGATTTAGTAAATGATATTGGATATTGGTCAAAAATCACGAGAGACATTCACGAAGTGGATTACGAGCGTCAGCCGGACTTAGAAGAAAGCTTACTTTTTTACAAAGAAGGAGAAAATCGAGATAAAATTATTCTAGCAATTAAAAATTTAATAGAAGAGGGAACTCCCTTTAACTTAGATTTGCAAATGATAACAGGGAATGGAAATGAGAAATGGGTCAATGCAATTGGTCACGCAGAAAAAGAAAATGGCAAATGCATTCGAGTCTTTGGAACCTTTCAGGATATTTCAAAACAAAAACAAACCGAAGAAGAATTAGAAAAAGCAAACTTATTTCATCTCAGCATTCTAGATTCTCTCTCGGAGCATATAGCAGTTATAGATTCGAATGGTATGATTGTAGCGGTTAATGAGTCATGGAAAAAATTTGCATCTGAAAATGGAAGTCGTGAAAAAGACTTTATAGCAACTAATTATTTAAATATTTGCAAAATAGCCGCTCATTCTCCAAATGGGGAAGAAGCGGATGAAGTAAGAAAAGGAATCCTCGCAGTATTAAAAGGAGAAATTCCAGAGTTTACTATTGAGTATCCGTGCCACTCCCCTACAGAGTATCGCTGGTTTTTAATGTACGCACGTCCCATAGACTTTCCACAAAAAGGTGCAGTGATTTCTCATTTTAATATAACAGATAGAAAGTTAACAGAAATTGAATTACAAACAAAAGAAGATCTTTTAAAGACAATCAGTGATAATTTACCCGATGGAGCTTTATATCAATTAAAGCATTCTAAAGATGGATCATTTCATTTTCCTTATATAAGTGCTGGCATAGAGCGATTACTTGGCGTTAACCCTGAAGCTGTAGTTATTGATGCACGAAGTCTATTCAGCCTTACACATCGTGAAGATTTGGAACGAATATTTATTGCCCAAATAGAATCAGAAAAGTATCTAACTCCGTTTGAGCAAATTCATAGACAATATTCAGTAACTGGAGAATTAAAATGGCTATTGTTGCGTTCAATGCCTAGAAGAATGGAGGATGGATCGACAGTCTGGGATGGAGTAGTCTTCGATATCACAGAGATAAAGAAAACGAGAGAAGAATTAAAAATCGCAAAAGAACAAGCGGAAGCGGCTAATCGTGCTAAGTCGGAATTTCTAGCGAATATGAGCCACGAGATTAGAACTCCTCTGAACGGAATCATTGGATTTACAGAGCTATTGATTAAATCAAAATTAGATGAAAGTCAGGCAATGTATATGAACACAGTAAACAAATCAGCTTTTCTACTCCTAGATCTAATCAACGATATACTGGATTTTTCAAAAATTGAAGCAGGTAAATTAGAACTCAATATGGAAATGTTTAACTTAACTGAGTTGATTTCTCATTCTCTAGATATTGTAAAAATTCAAATCAAAAATAAACCAATCGAGATAGTAACGAATCTACCAACAGATAAAAAAATATTTGTAATGGGAGATGAAATCCGCTTACGGCAAATACTGATTAACCTTTTAGGAAATGCAATCAAATTTACACAAAATGGTAAAATTGAAATAAATCTTGAAATTCTCGAACTAAATTCAGAAAAGGAAAGTTCTAATCTTCGATTCTCAATTATAGATACAGGGATTGGAATTTCAACGGAAAATCTGGAAAAAATATTTGAAGCATTCGCACAGGAAGATTCTACGATCACTCGGAAATATGGTGGCACCGGTCTCGGACTTAGCATTTCAAATAAACTCCTAGGACTTATGAATTCTAAATTAGAACTAGAAAGTAAAGTTGGCAAGGGAAGTAATTTTCATTTTACATTAAATACAAAACTTGAAATTAGAAACTTCGAAGAAAAAGTAAATCCAACCACGATTCAAATTCCTAACGAGGAAAATAATTCTAATAAAACAGATTATTATGAAAATTCAAATTATACTGTTTTAATTGCTGAAGACAATGAAATAAATATTCTTTTGACAAAGATACTCGTAAAAAGATATTTACCATCTGCTAAAATTATAGAAGCGGTTAATGGCAAACAGGTTGTAGAGAAATTTATCTCTGAAAAACCAAACCTAATTCTAATGGATATCCAGATGCCAGAAATGAATGGATATGAAGCAACTAGAGAAATTAGAAAATTAGAAGAAAAATCTTCTACTCCAATCATTGCCCTTAGTGCAGGAACTAGCAAGGAAGATTTAAAAGAATGTCTACAAAGTGGAATGAATGACTTTATCAGCAAACCAATATTACCCGCTGATTTTGAGACAATCCTAGAAAAATGGCTTCCAAAAGTGCAATTGCAAAATGTAAAAATAGAAACTAATCTAGAAAATAAAAATCCAATAGAACATTTTAATAAAGAGAAATTAAAGGCAAGACTCGGAGTAGAGAATAATGCAATGTTTGATCAAATCCTTTTTATGGCTAAGAAGAATTTACCCGAAAGTCTAAATGAATTAAAAGTAGCAATTAATTCACAGAACTTTGAATCCATAAAAAAAATTGCCCATAAAATAAAAGGCTCTGCCCTAAGTCTATCTTTTGAAAACCTCTCCGCCATCGCCCTCAACATAGAAAAGCTCTCTAGTTTTGACTTACCTAAAATAAATAGCCTACTATTCGAAATGGAACAAGAACTAAATTATTTATTTTCAATCCTTTAA
- a CDS encoding Fe-Mn family superoxide dismutase — MAITTFASGWIWLVKNNNGNLEIVNTENARKPLTENKKPLITCDLWEHAYYIDYRNSRDKYVESFWNVVNWDFASKNFE; from the coding sequence ATTGCAATCACAACTTTTGCTTCTGGTTGGATTTGGTTAGTTAAAAATAATAATGGTAACTTAGAAATTGTAAATACAGAAAATGCTCGTAAACCTCTTACAGAAAACAAAAAACCACTAATTACTTGTGACCTTTGGGAACATGCTTACTATATTGATTATAGAAATTCTCGGGATAAATACGTCGAATCTTTCTGGAATGTGGTAAATTGGGATTTTGCGTCAAAAAATTTCGAATAA
- a CDS encoding cation:proton antiporter, with translation MELIKEFFNYLEINELSYVVLIVMLFILPRILNRIGIPIGLGAFLLGYLSANVFGIFTNTSVIAPFAILGISSLFLYAGLELDFDELKENTKLLVEHLIIRGLTIGLIVILILAFTTLDIRIAALISLALLTPSTGFILDSLPSSNLTQEQKLWVKNKAIASEILALLLLLLFQSQTPVKIALSAGTLILLILILPVLFHWVSKRVSIKTPGADFSFLLLLAVATGTITKKLGAYYLVGAFLVGFTVNFYEKNIIKKPKEEFERTAKFFASFFLPFYFFNAGLKLHSSTFSYEALWIGLLLTLLIMPIRVGLLVIHRKISMKEAVSQSLPISISLLPTLVFGLVVIDILKGSGLVKNQVLGGLVIYTILITILPSLLLQFFTSRKDLAKVANAEPYIDNNFPVNHPKNNF, from the coding sequence ATGGAATTAATAAAAGAATTTTTTAACTATTTAGAAATTAATGAGCTTTCCTATGTAGTTCTAATCGTTATGCTCTTTATTCTTCCTCGGATTTTAAATCGAATAGGAATACCAATTGGATTAGGAGCTTTCCTATTGGGTTATTTATCTGCTAACGTATTTGGTATTTTTACAAATACAAGTGTAATAGCTCCATTTGCTATTTTAGGAATTTCTTCCCTGTTTTTATATGCAGGATTAGAATTAGATTTCGATGAACTAAAGGAAAATACTAAGTTACTCGTAGAACATTTAATTATCCGTGGTTTGACTATTGGTCTAATCGTAATATTAATTTTAGCTTTTACTACATTGGATATTAGAATTGCTGCCTTAATTTCCCTTGCACTATTAACTCCTTCCACGGGGTTTATTTTGGATTCACTTCCTTCAAGCAATCTAACCCAAGAACAAAAGTTATGGGTAAAAAATAAAGCAATCGCTTCCGAAATTCTTGCCTTACTGTTACTATTACTTTTCCAATCACAAACTCCCGTCAAAATTGCATTATCCGCTGGTACTCTAATTCTATTAATCCTCATTCTACCAGTTCTATTTCACTGGGTATCAAAAAGGGTTTCCATAAAGACTCCAGGAGCTGATTTTAGCTTCCTACTTTTACTTGCAGTAGCGACAGGAACAATTACAAAAAAATTGGGAGCTTACTACCTAGTTGGCGCATTTTTAGTTGGTTTTACTGTAAACTTTTATGAAAAAAATATAATTAAAAAGCCTAAAGAGGAATTTGAGCGGACTGCAAAATTTTTTGCTTCTTTCTTCTTGCCTTTTTATTTTTTTAATGCAGGATTAAAGTTACACTCTTCAACATTTAGCTATGAAGCACTTTGGATAGGTTTGCTGCTTACCTTATTAATTATGCCTATCCGAGTTGGTTTATTAGTGATTCACAGAAAAATTTCGATGAAAGAAGCTGTAAGTCAAAGCCTTCCTATTTCGATAAGTTTATTACCTACGCTTGTATTTGGTTTAGTCGTTATTGATATACTAAAAGGGTCGGGACTTGTCAAAAATCAAGTTTTGGGAGGACTGGTTATTTATACGATTCTAATTACAATACTACCATCTTTATTACTTCAATTTTTTACTTCTCGTAAAGATTTGGCTAAAGTCGCAAATGCAGAACCGTATATTGATAATAATTTTCCAGTCAACCACCCAAAAAATAATTTTTAA